One Amycolatopsis thermophila DNA segment encodes these proteins:
- a CDS encoding helix-turn-helix transcriptional regulator, with protein sequence MSATLPPQLTPFVGRGPELGALAAELAGARLVTVAGPGGCGKTRLALQVAAARDDVCWADLTATTDRAVVPQLVAAAAGTLGGGSLPRQIGDRRLLVCLDNCEHVLTAAAEVALELITGCPNVTVLATSREPLGVPGERVWRVPPLSAADAVALFRARSGTGEDTATGTVCARLDGIPLAIELAAAWSGTLTVPEILRGLDDRFALLVRGPRGVAARHQTLAASMAWSHDLLDEADRVLFRRLGVFHGGFTLDAAGAVCGLGRMDVLTGIGRLVDKSLVIADTTGPVTRYRMLETIRHYALARLASAGEEDEIRDRHLRTFLAVAEGAAPLLDTDKDAWRALVGADQENLRAAIEHGLAAADPDRGRRLTAALAWLWHLNGRGHEGMALLRRAIDRGPADTALQARLLTGLALVADTTQPLGLDYDAAQAALAIVPGDGLATLLGALGELVRDFDAAAKLAEQGRASEDGFVRDGSTALLGIIAHLRDDHDTAATLLESAIDGLRRRHDRGVASTALAFLATSALHTGQVERARDLAAESVRVARPLDDYHRIGSATSVLAMVEGTAGRLDEARAALDPMVRLVAGAESAPFVPGLARAKGYLHLWSGEPAEAVRWFHREAGDGRLTPPTLVGLAEAHRRLGDLGTAAAACERALTAARDAGMPKVIADALEQSAFLAEAPEGLHHEALVIRARHGLWLCCLSSLEALADGDEPLRRACERARWDMGLPHGVADENAMPLREAIAYARRARGKRGRPESGWGSLTPTEESVARLVVEGLNNPDIGTRLFMSRSTVKTHLSHIYAKLGITNRTELAARWRENDDR encoded by the coding sequence ATGTCAGCCACCCTGCCGCCGCAGCTCACCCCGTTCGTCGGCCGCGGCCCGGAACTCGGCGCGCTCGCCGCGGAGCTCGCGGGGGCGCGGCTGGTCACCGTCGCCGGGCCGGGCGGGTGCGGCAAGACCCGGCTGGCGCTGCAGGTCGCCGCCGCCCGGGACGACGTGTGCTGGGCGGACCTCACCGCGACCACCGACCGGGCCGTGGTGCCGCAACTGGTGGCCGCCGCGGCCGGCACCCTGGGCGGCGGGTCGCTGCCCCGCCAGATCGGCGACCGGCGGCTCCTCGTCTGCCTGGACAACTGCGAGCACGTGCTGACCGCCGCCGCCGAGGTGGCGCTGGAACTGATCACCGGCTGCCCGAACGTCACCGTTCTCGCCACCAGTCGGGAGCCGCTCGGCGTTCCCGGCGAACGCGTGTGGCGGGTCCCTCCGCTCAGCGCCGCCGACGCGGTCGCGCTCTTCCGCGCCCGCTCGGGCACCGGGGAGGACACCGCGACCGGCACGGTGTGCGCTCGGCTGGACGGCATCCCGCTGGCGATCGAGCTGGCCGCGGCCTGGTCCGGCACCCTCACCGTGCCCGAGATCCTGCGCGGCCTGGACGACCGGTTCGCGCTGCTCGTGCGCGGCCCGCGCGGGGTGGCGGCGCGGCACCAGACGCTCGCGGCGTCCATGGCGTGGTCCCACGACCTGCTCGACGAAGCCGACCGGGTCCTGTTCCGCCGCCTCGGGGTGTTCCACGGCGGGTTCACGCTCGACGCGGCGGGCGCCGTGTGCGGCCTCGGCCGGATGGACGTGCTCACCGGGATCGGCCGCCTGGTCGACAAATCGCTCGTCATCGCGGACACCACCGGGCCGGTCACGCGGTACCGGATGCTGGAGACGATCCGCCACTACGCCCTGGCCCGGCTCGCGTCCGCGGGCGAGGAGGACGAGATCCGCGACCGGCACCTCCGCACCTTCCTCGCCGTCGCCGAGGGCGCCGCGCCGCTGCTGGACACCGACAAGGACGCGTGGCGCGCGCTCGTCGGGGCCGACCAGGAGAACCTGCGCGCCGCCATCGAACACGGCCTCGCCGCGGCGGACCCGGACCGCGGGCGGCGGCTCACCGCGGCGCTGGCCTGGCTGTGGCACCTCAACGGACGCGGCCACGAGGGCATGGCCCTGCTGCGCCGGGCCATCGACCGCGGCCCCGCGGACACCGCGCTGCAGGCGCGCCTGCTCACCGGGCTGGCGCTGGTCGCCGACACGACCCAGCCGCTGGGCCTGGACTACGACGCGGCGCAGGCGGCGCTGGCGATCGTCCCCGGCGACGGGCTGGCGACCCTGCTCGGCGCGCTGGGCGAACTCGTCCGCGACTTCGACGCCGCGGCCAAGCTCGCCGAGCAGGGGCGCGCGAGCGAGGACGGGTTCGTCCGCGACGGTTCGACCGCGCTGCTGGGCATCATCGCCCACCTCCGGGACGACCACGACACCGCGGCCACCCTGCTGGAATCGGCGATCGACGGGCTGCGGCGCAGGCACGACCGCGGTGTCGCCTCGACCGCCCTGGCGTTCCTGGCCACCAGCGCGCTCCACACCGGGCAGGTGGAGCGGGCCCGCGACCTCGCGGCCGAGAGCGTCCGGGTGGCCCGTCCGCTCGACGACTACCACCGCATCGGCTCGGCGACGAGCGTGCTGGCGATGGTCGAGGGCACCGCGGGGCGGCTCGACGAGGCGCGCGCGGCGCTCGACCCGATGGTGCGGCTCGTGGCCGGCGCCGAGTCCGCGCCGTTCGTGCCCGGCCTGGCCAGGGCGAAGGGCTACCTGCACCTGTGGTCGGGTGAGCCGGCGGAGGCGGTGCGCTGGTTCCACCGGGAGGCCGGCGACGGCCGCCTCACCCCGCCCACGCTGGTCGGGCTCGCCGAAGCCCACCGGCGGCTCGGCGACCTCGGCACGGCGGCCGCGGCCTGCGAGCGCGCGCTGACCGCCGCCCGCGACGCCGGGATGCCGAAGGTGATCGCCGACGCGCTCGAACAGTCCGCCTTCCTCGCCGAGGCGCCCGAGGGCCTGCACCACGAGGCGCTCGTGATCCGCGCCCGGCACGGGTTGTGGCTGTGCTGCCTGAGCAGCCTGGAAGCACTGGCCGACGGCGACGAACCGCTGCGGCGGGCGTGCGAACGCGCGCGGTGGGACATGGGCCTGCCCCACGGCGTGGCCGACGAGAACGCGATGCCCCTGCGCGAGGCGATCGCCTACGCGCGCCGCGCCCGCGGGAAGCGGGGCAGGCCGGAGAGCGGCTGGGGCAGCCTCACGCCGACCGAGGAGAGCGTCGCGCGCCTGGTGGTGGAGGGCCTGAACAACCCGGACATCGGCACCCGCCTGTTCATGAGCCGGAGCACGGTCAAGACGCACCTGTCGCACATCTACGCCAAGCTCGGCATCACCAACCGCACGGAACTGGCGGCGCGCTGGCGCGAGAACGACGACCGGTGA
- a CDS encoding VOC family protein, with amino-acid sequence MDITIHASYLPHTDYEATLAFYRDTLGFEVRNDVGYQGMHWITVGPPGQPVNIVLYPPAASPGLTDDERNAISEMMAKGTYASINLATKDLDATFERLQAGDAEVVQEPTEQPYGVRDCAFRDPNGNMIRIQELR; translated from the coding sequence ATGGACATCACCATTCACGCGAGCTACCTCCCGCACACCGACTACGAGGCCACCCTGGCCTTCTACCGCGACACCCTCGGCTTCGAGGTCCGCAACGACGTCGGCTACCAGGGCATGCACTGGATCACCGTCGGCCCGCCCGGCCAGCCGGTGAACATCGTCCTGTACCCGCCGGCCGCGAGCCCGGGCCTCACCGACGACGAGCGCAACGCGATCTCGGAGATGATGGCCAAGGGCACCTACGCCAGCATCAACCTGGCCACCAAGGACCTCGACGCCACCTTCGAGCGGCTGCAGGCCGGCGACGCCGAGGTCGTCCAGGAACCGACCGAGCAGCCCTACGGCGTCCGCGACTGCGCCTTCCGCGACCCCAACGGCAACATGATCCGCATTCAGGAACTGCGCTGA
- a CDS encoding helix-turn-helix transcriptional regulator, translated as MTRSANAEARLRDLARLRRVRDRIDREYAQPLDVEALARGVNMSAGHLSREFRRAYGESPYSYLMTRRIERAMALLRRGDLSVTEVCFEVGCSSLGTFSTRFTELVGMPPSTYRAEAARATEGMPPCVAKQVTRPIRNREAPTTARG; from the coding sequence GTGACGAGAAGCGCCAATGCGGAGGCCCGCCTGCGGGACCTCGCCCGGCTGCGCCGGGTCCGCGACCGCATCGATCGCGAGTACGCGCAGCCACTGGACGTCGAAGCGCTGGCGCGGGGCGTGAACATGTCCGCGGGCCACCTCAGCCGCGAGTTCCGCCGCGCCTACGGAGAGTCGCCCTACAGCTACCTGATGACGCGGCGCATCGAGCGCGCCATGGCCCTGCTGCGGCGCGGTGACCTCAGCGTCACCGAGGTCTGCTTCGAGGTCGGCTGCTCGTCGCTGGGCACGTTCAGCACGCGCTTCACCGAGCTGGTCGGCATGCCACCGAGCACCTACCGGGCCGAGGCGGCCCGCGCGACCGAGGGCATGCCGCCGTGCGTCGCGAAACAGGTGACCCGACCGATCAGGAATCGAGAAGCGCCGACGACGGCACGTGGTTAG
- a CDS encoding excinuclease ABC subunit UvrA: MTTAKRKPAPHVADTHEKIRVHGARENNLADVSIEIPKRRLTVFTGVSGSGKSSLVFATIAAESQRLINETYSAFVQGFMPTLARPDVDVLDGLTTAIIVDQQRLGADPRSTVGTATDANALLRILFSRLGKPHIGSPKAFSFNVASISGAGAVTVERAGRTVKERRSFSITGGMCLRCEGRGSVNDIDLTQIYDENKSLNEGAITIPGYSMEGWYGRIFRGSGFFDPDKPIKKYTKKQLDDLLYKEPTKIKVDGINLTYSGLVPSIQKSMLSKDIDSLQPHIRAFVERVATFTTCPDCDGTRLTAEARSSKIDGISIADACAMQISDLAEWVKGLDEPTVAPLLTSLRDTLDSFVEIGLGYLSLDRPSGTLSGGEAQRTKMIRHLGSSLTDVTYVFDEPTIGLHPHDIQRMNDLLLRLRDKGNTVLVVEHKPETIAIADHVVDLGPGAGTAGGRVCFEGTVDGLRRSKTVTGRHFDDRAKLKDTVRTPSGKLEIRGATTHNLRDVDVDVPLGVLCVVTGVAGSGKSSLVHGSIPAGEGVVSVDQAPIRGSRRSNPATYTGLLEPIRKAFAKANGVKPALFSANSEGACPTCNGAGVIYTDLAMMAGASTTCEDCEGKRFQAAVLEYRFGGRDISEVLAMPVTEAAEFFGAGESRVPAAHAILDRLADVGLGYLSLGQPLTTLSGGERQRLKLATHMGTKGGIYVLDEPTAGLHLADVEQLLGLLDRLVDSGKSVIVVEHHQAVMAHADWIIDLGPGAGHDGGRIVFEGTPADLVAERSTLTGEHLAAYVGA; this comes from the coding sequence ATGACCACGGCCAAGCGGAAACCCGCGCCGCACGTCGCCGACACGCACGAGAAGATCCGGGTGCACGGCGCGCGCGAGAACAACCTCGCCGACGTCAGCATCGAGATCCCCAAGCGCAGGCTGACGGTGTTCACCGGGGTGTCCGGCTCGGGCAAGAGCTCGCTGGTGTTCGCCACGATCGCCGCCGAGTCGCAGCGGCTGATCAACGAGACCTACAGCGCGTTCGTGCAGGGCTTCATGCCCACGCTGGCCCGGCCCGACGTGGACGTCCTGGACGGGCTGACCACCGCGATCATCGTCGACCAGCAGCGCCTGGGCGCCGACCCGCGCTCGACGGTGGGCACCGCCACCGACGCCAACGCGCTGCTGCGCATCCTGTTCAGCCGCCTCGGGAAGCCGCACATCGGCTCGCCGAAGGCGTTCTCCTTCAACGTCGCCTCGATCAGCGGCGCCGGCGCGGTCACGGTCGAGCGCGCCGGGCGGACCGTGAAGGAGCGGCGCAGCTTCAGCATCACCGGCGGCATGTGCCTGCGCTGCGAGGGCCGGGGTTCGGTCAACGACATCGACCTGACCCAGATCTACGACGAGAACAAGTCGCTCAACGAGGGCGCCATCACCATCCCCGGGTACAGCATGGAGGGCTGGTACGGCCGCATCTTCCGCGGGTCCGGCTTCTTCGACCCGGACAAGCCGATCAAGAAGTACACCAAGAAGCAGCTCGACGACCTGCTCTACAAGGAACCCACCAAGATCAAGGTCGACGGCATCAACCTCACCTACTCCGGTCTGGTGCCGTCGATCCAGAAGTCGATGCTGTCCAAGGACATCGACTCGCTGCAGCCGCACATCCGCGCCTTCGTCGAGCGCGTCGCGACCTTCACCACCTGCCCCGACTGCGACGGCACCCGGCTGACCGCGGAGGCCCGCTCGTCCAAGATCGACGGGATCAGCATCGCCGACGCGTGCGCGATGCAGATCAGCGACCTCGCCGAGTGGGTCAAGGGCCTGGACGAGCCGACGGTCGCGCCGCTGCTGACGTCGCTGCGGGACACCCTCGACTCCTTCGTGGAGATCGGTCTGGGCTACCTCTCGCTCGACCGGCCGTCGGGCACGCTGTCCGGCGGCGAGGCGCAGCGCACCAAGATGATCCGCCACCTCGGGTCGTCGCTCACCGACGTCACCTACGTCTTCGACGAGCCCACCATCGGCCTGCACCCGCACGACATCCAGCGGATGAACGACCTGCTGCTGCGGTTGCGGGACAAGGGCAACACGGTGCTGGTGGTGGAGCACAAGCCGGAGACGATCGCGATCGCCGACCACGTGGTCGACCTCGGCCCGGGCGCCGGCACCGCGGGCGGGCGCGTGTGCTTCGAGGGCACGGTCGACGGGCTGCGCCGGAGCAAGACCGTGACCGGACGGCACTTCGACGACCGGGCCAAGCTCAAGGACACCGTCCGCACGCCGTCCGGGAAGCTGGAGATCCGCGGCGCGACGACGCACAACCTGCGCGACGTGGACGTCGACGTCCCGCTGGGGGTGCTGTGCGTGGTCACCGGCGTGGCCGGTTCCGGCAAGAGCTCGCTCGTGCACGGGTCGATCCCCGCCGGTGAGGGTGTGGTGTCGGTCGACCAGGCCCCGATCCGCGGGTCCCGGCGGAGCAACCCGGCCACCTACACCGGGCTGCTGGAACCGATCCGCAAGGCGTTCGCCAAGGCCAACGGCGTGAAGCCGGCGCTGTTCAGCGCGAACTCCGAGGGCGCGTGCCCCACCTGCAACGGCGCCGGTGTCATCTACACCGACCTGGCGATGATGGCCGGGGCGTCCACGACCTGCGAGGACTGCGAGGGCAAGCGGTTCCAGGCCGCGGTGCTGGAGTACCGCTTCGGCGGCCGCGACATCAGCGAGGTGCTGGCGATGCCGGTGACCGAGGCCGCGGAGTTCTTCGGCGCGGGCGAGTCACGGGTGCCCGCCGCCCACGCGATCCTGGACCGGCTCGCCGACGTCGGCCTCGGCTACCTCAGCCTCGGCCAGCCGCTGACCACGCTGTCCGGCGGCGAGCGGCAGCGGCTCAAGCTGGCCACGCACATGGGCACCAAGGGCGGGATCTACGTCCTCGACGAGCCCACCGCGGGCCTGCACCTGGCCGACGTCGAACAGCTGCTCGGCCTGCTCGACCGGCTCGTGGACTCCGGCAAGTCGGTGATCGTGGTCGAGCACCACCAGGCCGTCATGGCCCACGCGGACTGGATCATCGACCTGGGCCCCGGCGCCGGGCACGACGGCGGCCGGATCGTCTTCGAGGGCACGCCCGCCGACCTGGTCGCCGAGCGCTCCACCCTGACCGGCGAGCACCTCGCGGCCTACGTCGGCGCGTGA
- a CDS encoding dihydrofolate reductase family protein: protein MRTLIATAFVSLDGVVEAPGGEPGYRNSGWTFRDIPFDEAAYELKGREQGEATAMLMGRVSYEVFAPVWPGMTTEFPGYNAMPKYVVSTTLKDEDLVTNWGEITILRSLDDVAALKDTEGGPIIVHGSATLDRALSDAGLIDRYHLLVFPVLLGAGKRLFSDTDKDKQNLRLLESESYGNGVQKLVYDVVR, encoded by the coding sequence ATGCGCACCCTGATCGCGACCGCGTTCGTTTCGCTCGACGGCGTCGTCGAGGCACCCGGCGGCGAGCCGGGCTACCGGAACTCGGGCTGGACCTTCCGGGACATCCCGTTCGACGAGGCGGCTTACGAGCTCAAGGGCCGCGAGCAGGGCGAGGCCACCGCGATGCTGATGGGCCGCGTCAGCTACGAGGTCTTCGCGCCGGTGTGGCCGGGCATGACCACCGAGTTCCCCGGTTACAACGCGATGCCGAAGTACGTCGTGTCGACCACGCTCAAGGACGAGGACCTGGTGACGAACTGGGGCGAGATCACCATCCTGCGGTCCCTCGACGACGTCGCCGCGCTCAAGGACACCGAGGGGGGCCCGATCATCGTCCACGGCAGCGCCACCCTCGACCGCGCGTTGTCCGACGCCGGCCTGATCGACCGCTACCACCTGCTGGTCTTCCCGGTCCTGCTGGGCGCGGGCAAGCGGCTGTTCAGCGACACCGACAAGGACAAGCAGAACCTGCGGCTCCTGGAGAGCGAGTCCTACGGCAACGGCGTCCAGAAGCTCGTCTACGACGTCGTCCGCTGA